A DNA window from Mucilaginibacter xinganensis contains the following coding sequences:
- a CDS encoding NHL domain-containing protein, whose protein sequence is MNLNTKPALSVNIIATCLLALTVLVSCGKKPQIKPDKPGKTDTTTHVDPPATLTAQVSTLTGANVSFTPPFKAITNIVIDKAGNAYVSDFITNTIDKITPDGTVSVFAGGGDLYKPDGTGTKASFLNPAGMAFDSKGNLIVADRNNYTIRKITPDGVVTTIAGQQLVHGQADGPAAQATFYFPYYVAVDVADNIYITDNNRLIRKLSNKGIVSTIAGGDSEGYADGVGTKALFNYPLGIVLDPAGNIFVADAGNGRVRKITPSGTVTTFAGGKTGSKNGVGSAAELTGACGITIDKANNLFVATGWYNQIRKITPAAVVTTVAGTGQKGTDNGPGAVATFAYAMDLAFDQSGTLYVVDADGYDVRKVTPAGITSTFTGNSPVPVNGLPGVATFYKPTGVVIGADGYIYVADAGNNIIRKVSADGVVSTYAGSGAAALRDGTLAAAAFNNPTGIAADQAGNLFVADSANNVIRTISNSGSVGSITLFVSSNGASGPLNYPVGVAVDAKGSVFYSNTAYNTICKIAGTDISTFSVGNNPGVTNGMFFYKPFGVAADVKGNIYVADAGNHRICKLNADGLETTLAGVATAGNSPVAGTADGTGITAYFNNPKGLAADTAGNIYVADTRNNKIRKITPKGVVTTIAGTGAAGINNGTGSNATFNSPSGIAVNASGTIIYVADTGNNLIRKITFK, encoded by the coding sequence ATGAATTTGAACACAAAACCTGCTTTATCAGTTAATATAATTGCAACCTGCCTGCTGGCGCTAACCGTGCTGGTGTCATGCGGCAAAAAACCACAAATTAAGCCGGATAAGCCGGGAAAAACAGACACGACCACGCATGTAGATCCGCCGGCAACATTAACTGCCCAGGTATCTACCCTTACCGGTGCTAACGTAAGTTTTACACCTCCTTTTAAGGCGATAACAAACATTGTGATTGATAAAGCAGGAAATGCTTATGTTTCTGATTTTATTACCAATACAATAGATAAGATCACCCCGGATGGAACGGTATCTGTTTTTGCAGGCGGCGGCGATCTGTACAAGCCCGACGGAACCGGTACCAAAGCGTCTTTCCTTAATCCTGCGGGTATGGCCTTTGATTCAAAGGGCAACCTGATTGTTGCCGACAGGAACAATTATACCATTCGTAAAATTACCCCTGACGGAGTGGTTACCACCATTGCGGGGCAGCAATTGGTGCACGGCCAGGCAGACGGGCCTGCAGCACAGGCTACTTTTTATTTTCCATATTATGTTGCTGTTGATGTAGCTGACAATATTTACATTACGGACAACAACCGCCTCATTCGCAAGCTGTCAAATAAGGGTATCGTAAGCACCATAGCCGGGGGTGATTCAGAGGGTTATGCGGATGGTGTGGGCACTAAAGCCCTGTTCAATTATCCGCTTGGTATTGTGCTTGACCCGGCAGGGAATATTTTTGTAGCCGATGCAGGGAATGGGCGGGTAAGAAAAATTACACCATCCGGAACGGTAACAACCTTTGCAGGCGGCAAAACAGGATCAAAAAACGGCGTTGGCTCAGCGGCGGAGCTAACCGGTGCGTGTGGTATTACCATTGATAAAGCAAATAATTTATTCGTTGCCACGGGATGGTACAACCAAATCAGGAAAATTACGCCGGCAGCAGTTGTTACTACGGTAGCGGGTACCGGCCAAAAAGGTACAGACAACGGCCCGGGGGCAGTGGCGACATTCGCGTATGCGATGGATCTTGCCTTTGATCAGTCGGGAACCTTATATGTAGTTGATGCCGACGGATATGATGTGCGGAAGGTAACGCCTGCCGGCATAACCAGCACCTTTACCGGCAATTCACCCGTGCCGGTAAACGGGTTGCCAGGCGTGGCAACGTTTTACAAGCCAACCGGTGTTGTTATAGGTGCCGATGGCTATATTTACGTAGCCGACGCTGGTAATAACATCATCCGTAAAGTTTCGGCAGATGGCGTGGTAAGCACCTATGCCGGTAGTGGCGCGGCTGCTTTACGCGATGGAACACTTGCAGCGGCTGCATTTAATAATCCAACCGGCATAGCCGCCGACCAGGCGGGCAATTTATTTGTAGCCGACTCTGCCAACAACGTTATTCGCACCATCAGCAACAGTGGCAGTGTGGGCAGTATTACACTTTTTGTTAGTTCAAACGGAGCTTCCGGTCCGTTAAATTATCCTGTTGGGGTAGCAGTTGATGCAAAAGGAAGTGTTTTTTACAGCAATACTGCCTATAACACCATCTGCAAAATCGCTGGAACAGACATAAGCACATTTTCGGTAGGCAATAACCCCGGGGTTACTAACGGGATGTTTTTTTACAAACCATTTGGCGTTGCCGCCGATGTTAAAGGAAATATCTATGTAGCAGATGCGGGTAACCACCGCATTTGTAAGCTAAATGCGGATGGCCTGGAAACTACGCTTGCCGGCGTGGCTACGGCAGGAAACAGCCCTGTTGCCGGTACTGCAGACGGAACGGGCATTACTGCTTATTTCAACAACCCTAAAGGCCTGGCCGCCGACACCGCCGGGAATATTTATGTAGCTGATACCCGGAATAATAAGATCAGGAAAATTACACCCAAAGGCGTAGTTACTACTATAGCCGGCACAGGTGCCGCAGGAATAAACAACGGAACAGGAAGTAATGCTACATTTAATTCGCCGTCGGGCATTGCGGTTAACGCAAGCGGTACAATAATTTATGTTGCGGATACCGGTAATAATTTAATCAGGAAGATCACATTTAAGTAA
- a CDS encoding Rieske (2Fe-2S) protein — MKKLLLLLIIPLAFLSCGKSGDVVPSVPVNFQASLTDPRLAALNASGGYVVITGYGVAGLILYRTPDRRYVAYDRCSSYQPQKKCAVTVDESGFTATDPCSGSKFSLSDGLPVKAPATKSLRSYYVTTNSFEIYVSN, encoded by the coding sequence ATGAAGAAATTATTACTGTTATTAATTATCCCGTTAGCGTTTCTTTCCTGCGGTAAAAGCGGCGACGTTGTACCAAGCGTTCCGGTAAACTTTCAGGCATCATTAACAGATCCGCGTTTAGCTGCGTTAAATGCCAGCGGAGGCTACGTGGTAATAACGGGTTATGGTGTTGCAGGGCTGATCCTGTACCGTACGCCCGACAGGCGATATGTTGCTTACGACCGGTGCAGTAGCTATCAGCCGCAAAAAAAGTGTGCTGTAACCGTCGATGAATCGGGCTTTACCGCTACCGACCCCTGCAGCGGATCGAAATTTTCGTTATCGGACGGGCTGCCGGTAAAAGCGCCCGCAACCAAGTCGCTGCGATCCTACTATGTTACTACCAATTCTTTTGAAATATATGTATCAAATTAG
- a CDS encoding winged helix-turn-helix domain-containing protein, whose product MKVPFDKLDKAFENRLRLQIMSVLMVNDRYDFNSLKELLDTTDGNLASHLKALEKEEYILVHKSFLGRKPNTTYESTEKGKKAFRMHLDALEQLIKQQKTK is encoded by the coding sequence GTGAAAGTCCCCTTTGATAAACTTGATAAAGCATTTGAGAACCGCCTAAGGTTACAAATCATGAGTGTGCTGATGGTGAATGACCGGTATGACTTTAACTCGCTTAAAGAACTACTGGACACTACTGACGGCAACCTGGCCTCGCACCTGAAAGCGCTGGAGAAAGAGGAATATATTTTGGTGCATAAATCATTTTTAGGACGTAAGCCTAACACCACTTATGAATCTACAGAGAAAGGAAAAAAAGCATTCCGGATGCACCTGGACGCGTTGGAGCAATTAATTAAACAGCAGAAAACTAAATAA
- a CDS encoding TetR/AcrR family transcriptional regulator encodes MEPDKIKESIKRAAQELFRKFGYHKTSVNEIAKKAKIAKATIYKYFNSKEDVLHSLLMDYIKLSVDDLIHHDTPGMDEEAHLNILIMKTCRLSYTVCNEFIGWDFIRESTNSQDFLKNLSNELEEMLVSVFSQLPDLRKQENYLQRLRFLIKCSKSIVFSFAFTSVSDSDVRKNFVSFQKEILPYLVKAAITI; translated from the coding sequence ATGGAACCCGATAAAATAAAAGAAAGCATTAAGCGCGCCGCGCAGGAGTTGTTCCGAAAGTTCGGTTACCATAAGACCAGTGTAAACGAAATTGCTAAAAAGGCAAAAATTGCCAAAGCCACTATCTATAAGTACTTTAACAGCAAAGAGGACGTTCTGCACTCCCTGCTGATGGATTATATAAAGCTGAGCGTTGACGACCTGATCCATCATGATACCCCCGGGATGGACGAGGAAGCTCATTTAAATATCCTGATCATGAAAACCTGCCGCCTTAGCTACACCGTGTGTAATGAGTTTATCGGCTGGGATTTTATTCGGGAATCAACCAACTCACAGGATTTCCTGAAAAACCTTTCAAACGAACTGGAAGAAATGCTGGTGAGCGTTTTTTCACAGCTGCCCGATCTGCGCAAACAGGAGAATTACCTGCAACGCCTGCGTTTTTTAATAAAGTGCAGCAAAAGCATCGTATTCAGTTTTGCCTTTACCTCGGTAAGTGACAGCGATGTGCGCAAAAACTTTGTTTCTTTTCAAAAAGAGATCCTCCCCTATTTGGTTAAGGCAGCAATTACTATTTAA